The following coding sequences are from one Achromobacter sp. B7 window:
- a CDS encoding RNA pyrophosphohydrolase: MLDREGYRPNVGIILVNSRNEVFWGKRIREHAWQFPQGGIKYGESPVQAMYRELHEEVGLKPEHVRILGRTRDWLRYNVPDHFVRREWRGHYKGQKQIWFLLRLVGRDSDVCLRATQHPEFDAWRWSQYWVPLDAVIEFKRDVYTQALNELSAILFRRHHETRYLRQRVHGQRAAENLPEGTDGHAHIVG, from the coding sequence ATGCTTGACCGCGAAGGCTACCGCCCCAATGTCGGCATCATTCTCGTCAACAGTCGAAACGAGGTCTTTTGGGGCAAGCGTATCAGGGAACATGCATGGCAGTTCCCCCAGGGCGGCATCAAATATGGCGAAAGCCCGGTGCAGGCCATGTATCGCGAACTCCATGAAGAGGTGGGCTTGAAGCCCGAGCATGTCCGTATTTTGGGGCGTACACGCGATTGGTTACGTTATAACGTGCCCGATCACTTCGTCCGGCGTGAGTGGCGTGGCCACTATAAAGGACAAAAACAGATTTGGTTCTTGTTGCGCCTGGTGGGACGTGACAGCGATGTGTGCTTGCGCGCGACGCAGCATCCGGAATTCGATGCCTGGCGCTGGAGCCAGTATTGGGTACCCCTGGATGCTGTCATCGAGTTCAAGCGCGACGTCTATACCCAGGCGTTGAACGAGTTGTCGGCGATCCTCTTTCGGCGTCATCACGAAACCCGCTATCTGCGCCAACGCGTGCACGGACAGCGGGCAGCAGAGAATTTGCCCGAAGGAACGGACGGTCATGCGCATATTGTTGGTTGA
- a CDS encoding response regulator, with protein MRILLVEDERDMASWLMRALAQSGFVPDHAADARTAEAFMAGTEYDAIVMDLRLPDKHGLVVLREMRNRDDRTPVLLLTAQGALQDRVRGLNLGADDFLTKPFALEELEARLTALVRRSRGRQHPRLQCGSLSYDSESRAFTLDGSLLFLTPREHAALAALLTRSGYPVDKSQLFGKVFTHDSEANPDAIEVVLHRLRKKLAGSDVRIVTVRGLGYMLESVASESTET; from the coding sequence ATGCGCATATTGTTGGTTGAAGACGAACGGGACATGGCGTCCTGGTTGATGCGCGCGCTGGCCCAAAGCGGGTTTGTGCCGGACCACGCGGCAGATGCCCGCACCGCCGAAGCCTTCATGGCGGGCACGGAATATGACGCCATCGTCATGGACCTGCGCCTGCCCGACAAGCACGGTCTGGTCGTCCTGCGCGAAATGCGCAACCGCGACGACCGCACGCCGGTCTTGCTGCTTACCGCCCAAGGTGCGCTGCAAGACCGGGTGCGCGGGCTGAATCTTGGCGCGGACGATTTCCTGACCAAGCCCTTCGCCCTGGAAGAACTGGAAGCGCGGCTGACCGCCCTGGTGCGTCGCAGCCGCGGCCGCCAACATCCCCGCCTGCAATGCGGCTCGCTGTCCTACGACAGTGAAAGCCGCGCGTTCACATTGGACGGCTCCCTGCTGTTCCTGACCCCGCGCGAACATGCCGCCCTGGCGGCATTGCTGACCCGCAGTGGCTACCCCGTGGACAAATCCCAGCTATTCGGCAAGGTCTTCACGCACGATAGCGAAGCCAATCCGGACGCCATCGAGGTCGTGCTGCACCGGCTGCGCAAGAAACTGGCCGGCAGCGACGTCCGTATCGTCACCGTGCGCGGCTTGGGCTACATGCTGGAAAGCGTGGCCAGCGAGTCCACGGAAACCTAA
- a CDS encoding sensor histidine kinase has protein sequence MGIRALLIILLLPGVVVLLVIDSLNDYRTLSEITNEAYDSALVEPARVLESSLEFTPDGNLQVATPLYAQVMLESRAGLRKYFRIEQMDPPVPDGSPVPTEQGKTLLGMPEMPRPPSWPRSNGQPIFYDGVYRNDPVRVVAVVRDLYYQGLHRQVMVVVAESTGKRIEAENNARRQEILRDARMLALVVVLVWWGVSWALKPLRRLRADIRNRRPDDLTPLDASRVPSEVAPLVDAVNHHIARYRRVLDEQSHFLADASHQLRTPLAIMLTQAQYALRERDPARTREGLRAIVDQLGRTRRLTEQLLSLAHANQAEPLPRQLLDMNAVSREVVLQYLPLAHEKQQDLGWVQAGSEEGQETSAPVSGNEAELHEALSNLVHNAINYAPAGARITVSVSRLESRAEVSVSDNGPGLDPVLRSRAFARFERVGTDKPVASSGSGLGLAIARAYARRNDGDIELRDGERNAQGGVGLASVLWLPLAPTVSQYPRPLDMDLKGEQ, from the coding sequence GTGGGCATCCGCGCGCTGCTTATCATCTTGCTGCTGCCCGGCGTGGTGGTGCTGTTGGTCATCGACAGCCTGAACGACTACCGCACGTTGTCCGAGATCACCAACGAAGCCTATGACAGCGCGCTGGTCGAGCCTGCGCGCGTGCTTGAAAGCAGCCTGGAATTCACCCCCGACGGCAATCTGCAAGTGGCCACGCCGCTGTACGCGCAAGTCATGCTGGAATCCCGGGCGGGCCTGCGCAAGTATTTCCGCATCGAACAGATGGACCCGCCGGTGCCCGATGGCTCGCCCGTGCCCACCGAGCAGGGCAAGACCCTGTTGGGCATGCCGGAAATGCCGCGGCCTCCAAGCTGGCCCCGCTCTAACGGGCAACCTATTTTCTACGACGGCGTCTACCGTAACGATCCGGTCCGGGTCGTGGCGGTGGTGCGTGACCTGTACTACCAGGGCCTGCATCGGCAAGTGATGGTGGTGGTGGCCGAAAGCACGGGCAAACGGATCGAAGCCGAGAACAACGCGCGTCGCCAGGAAATCTTGCGCGACGCCCGCATGCTGGCGCTGGTGGTGGTGCTGGTGTGGTGGGGCGTGTCATGGGCGCTCAAGCCCCTGCGGCGCCTGCGTGCCGACATCCGCAACCGGCGGCCCGATGACCTGACCCCGCTGGACGCCTCTCGTGTACCCAGCGAAGTGGCGCCGCTGGTCGACGCCGTCAATCACCACATCGCCCGATACCGCCGTGTGCTGGACGAACAATCGCATTTTCTGGCCGATGCCTCGCATCAGCTGCGCACGCCGTTGGCCATCATGTTGACCCAGGCGCAATACGCGCTTCGTGAACGCGACCCCGCCCGCACGCGCGAAGGGCTGCGCGCCATCGTTGACCAGCTGGGCCGCACCCGACGCTTGACCGAGCAGCTGCTGTCGCTGGCGCATGCCAACCAGGCGGAACCCCTGCCGCGCCAACTGCTTGACATGAACGCCGTGTCGCGCGAAGTGGTGCTGCAATACCTGCCCTTGGCGCACGAAAAGCAGCAGGACCTGGGCTGGGTGCAGGCGGGTTCCGAAGAAGGGCAGGAGACGTCCGCCCCGGTGTCGGGCAACGAAGCCGAGCTGCATGAAGCGCTGTCCAACCTGGTGCACAACGCCATCAACTACGCGCCCGCGGGCGCTCGCATCACGGTGTCGGTCAGCCGCCTGGAAAGCCGCGCCGAGGTCTCGGTGTCGGACAACGGCCCGGGCCTGGACCCGGTGCTGCGCAGCCGCGCCTTTGCGCGATTTGAGCGGGTCGGCACGGACAAGCCGGTGGCGTCATCGGGGTCCGGGCTGGGTCTGGCGATTGCGCGGGCCTATGCCCGCCGCAACGATGGCGACATCGAACTGCGGGACGGCGAGCGCAACGCTCAGGGCGGCGTCGGGCTGGCATCGGTGTTGTGGCTACCGTTGGCGCCGACGGTTTCGCAGTACCCGCGTCCGCTTGATATGGACTTGAAAGGCGAGCAATAA
- a CDS encoding tripartite tricarboxylate transporter TctB family protein, translating to MVLIGLGAIYGGTDYHIGSLSHMGPGFFPAALGGLLALTGVLIAISARSGDATPPAPGDGHAHGLPDMRGSACILLGILAFLLLGHYGGLLPATFAIVFISALGDRKNTIKQAILLSIAMSAIAVVVFWWALQLQLPLFRWG from the coding sequence ATGGTCCTGATCGGGTTGGGGGCGATATACGGCGGCACCGACTATCACATCGGTTCGCTGAGCCACATGGGACCCGGGTTTTTCCCCGCCGCATTGGGTGGCCTGCTGGCGTTGACCGGTGTGCTGATCGCGATATCCGCGCGCTCGGGCGATGCCACGCCGCCCGCGCCGGGCGACGGCCACGCACATGGTTTGCCGGACATGCGCGGCAGCGCCTGCATCCTGCTCGGGATCCTGGCGTTCCTGCTGCTGGGCCACTACGGCGGCCTGCTGCCCGCCACCTTCGCCATCGTGTTCATCTCGGCGTTGGGTGATCGCAAGAACACCATCAAGCAAGCAATTCTGTTGTCGATCGCCATGTCCGCGATCGCGGTCGTCGTTTTCTGGTGGGCGCTGCAATTGCAGCTGCCGCTGTTTCGTTGGGGTTGA
- a CDS encoding tripartite tricarboxylate transporter permease, whose protein sequence is MISQSLMDLWYGFGVAFQWHNLMWSFFGVLVGNLIGVLPGMGALSAISILLPLTYVMQPVPAILMLAGIFYGSQYGGAIGAILLNLPSHPPHAVTCLDGYPLTKQGKGGTALGITMICSFFAASVGIIVMIFASPLLVEVAFKFGPTEIFSIMLLGLLAGATMSRGSPLKGVAMTLFGLMCGVVGTDVNTGTIRFSFGLLDLSDGLELVAISMGLFGVADFLMSVNRMTIIGSGAKLRIRDMRPSKQELKTAFWPMVRGTAVGTLFGAMPGTGPTITTFVAYALERKISKTPEKFGTGMIAGVASPEASSHSKTQVDFIPTMSLGIPGDAVMALILGALLIQGIQPGPQLITEHPDIFWGLIASFWVGNVLLMVLNVPLIGVWVKLLQVPYRYLFPSALFFIAVGVFSTQNSLFQIWEVLAFGVIGAILMTLEFSVAPILLGFVLGPMVEENFRRALLLSRGDLMVFVQRPISAWFIAASALLILLQVWAFARRGKGKDKTKPEVPQTV, encoded by the coding sequence ATGATCTCTCAATCTTTGATGGACCTTTGGTACGGCTTCGGCGTTGCGTTCCAGTGGCACAACCTGATGTGGTCGTTCTTTGGCGTGCTGGTCGGAAACCTGATCGGCGTGTTGCCCGGCATGGGCGCCTTGTCGGCGATCTCGATCCTGTTGCCGTTGACCTACGTCATGCAGCCCGTGCCCGCCATTCTGATGCTGGCCGGTATCTTCTACGGATCGCAATATGGTGGCGCCATCGGCGCGATTCTGCTCAACCTGCCTTCGCACCCGCCGCACGCGGTCACCTGCCTTGACGGCTACCCCCTGACCAAACAAGGCAAGGGAGGGACCGCGCTGGGCATCACGATGATCTGTTCGTTCTTCGCGGCCTCGGTCGGCATCATCGTCATGATCTTCGCGTCGCCCTTGCTGGTGGAAGTGGCCTTCAAGTTCGGCCCGACCGAGATCTTCTCGATCATGCTGCTGGGCTTGCTGGCGGGTGCGACGATGTCGCGCGGCTCGCCGCTGAAGGGCGTGGCGATGACGCTGTTCGGCCTGATGTGCGGCGTGGTCGGCACGGATGTGAACACCGGTACCATCCGCTTCTCGTTCGGCCTGCTGGACTTGTCCGACGGCCTGGAACTGGTAGCGATCTCGATGGGCCTGTTCGGCGTGGCCGACTTCCTGATGAGCGTCAATCGCATGACCATCATCGGTAGCGGCGCCAAGCTGCGCATTCGCGACATGCGGCCGTCCAAGCAGGAATTGAAGACGGCTTTCTGGCCGATGGTTCGTGGTACGGCGGTGGGTACGCTGTTTGGCGCCATGCCGGGCACGGGTCCCACCATCACCACCTTCGTCGCCTATGCGCTGGAACGCAAGATCTCGAAGACGCCCGAAAAGTTCGGCACCGGCATGATCGCCGGCGTGGCGTCGCCGGAAGCGTCGTCGCACTCGAAGACGCAGGTGGACTTCATTCCCACGATGAGCCTGGGCATTCCCGGCGACGCGGTGATGGCGTTGATTCTGGGCGCCTTGCTGATCCAGGGCATCCAGCCGGGTCCGCAGCTGATCACCGAGCATCCGGACATTTTCTGGGGCCTGATCGCCAGCTTCTGGGTGGGTAACGTGCTGCTGATGGTGCTGAACGTGCCGCTGATCGGCGTGTGGGTCAAGTTGCTGCAAGTGCCGTACCGCTATCTGTTCCCGTCCGCGCTGTTCTTCATTGCAGTGGGCGTGTTCAGCACGCAAAACAGTCTCTTCCAGATTTGGGAAGTGCTGGCCTTCGGCGTGATCGGCGCGATTCTTATGACGCTGGAATTCTCGGTGGCGCCCATCCTGCTGGGCTTCGTGCTGGGCCCCATGGTGGAAGAGAATTTCCGCCGTGCCCTGCTGCTGTCGCGCGGGGATCTGATGGTGTTCGTGCAACGCCCGATCAGCGCGTGGTTCATCGCCGCCAGCGCCTTGCTGATCCTGCTGCAAGTGTGGGCGTTCGCGCGCCGTGGCAAGGGCAAGGACAAGACCAAACCGGAAGTGCCGCAAACGGTTTAA
- a CDS encoding glyoxylate/hydroxypyruvate reductase A has protein sequence MHILFACPHHDPDVWVPPLEAAMPGCRISVWNPDGPPSGAEVALVWRPPAELFKHETGITTLFNLGAGVDALLKMPEIPEHVRIVRLEDAGMSVQMAEYALYALLRVSRDFQAFDEAQARQHWDTREGTAQSDWPVGVLGLGQVGARVAQTLAEFGYPVAGWSRSPREIAGVESFAGEAALPAFLARTRFLVNVLPLTPDTRGILNRETLSQLLPEAHLVNVGRGEHLVEEDLVQMLEEGEIAGATLDVFHTEPLPRDHPFWRDPRVHVTPHIAARTLRDESIEQIAGKVAQLMRGEAITGVVERTRGY, from the coding sequence ATGCATATTCTTTTCGCTTGCCCCCACCACGATCCCGACGTTTGGGTGCCGCCTTTGGAAGCCGCGATGCCCGGGTGCCGCATCTCGGTGTGGAATCCCGATGGCCCGCCGTCAGGCGCCGAAGTGGCGCTGGTCTGGCGTCCTCCGGCAGAGCTTTTCAAGCACGAGACAGGCATCACGACGCTGTTCAATCTGGGGGCGGGCGTAGACGCCCTGTTGAAGATGCCCGAGATTCCCGAGCACGTGCGTATCGTGCGCCTGGAAGACGCCGGCATGTCGGTGCAGATGGCCGAATATGCGTTGTACGCGCTGCTGCGCGTGTCGCGTGATTTCCAGGCGTTTGACGAAGCGCAGGCCCGTCAGCATTGGGACACGCGAGAAGGCACCGCACAGTCGGATTGGCCGGTGGGCGTGCTGGGGCTGGGTCAGGTGGGCGCGCGTGTGGCGCAAACCCTGGCGGAATTTGGCTACCCGGTGGCTGGCTGGTCGCGGTCGCCGCGCGAGATTGCCGGCGTCGAATCGTTTGCAGGCGAAGCCGCGCTGCCGGCCTTCCTGGCCCGCACGCGCTTTCTGGTCAATGTGTTGCCACTGACGCCCGACACGCGCGGCATCCTCAACCGCGAGACGCTGTCGCAATTGCTGCCCGAGGCGCACCTGGTCAACGTCGGCCGTGGCGAGCATCTGGTTGAAGAGGATCTGGTGCAGATGCTTGAAGAAGGCGAGATCGCCGGCGCGACGCTTGACGTTTTCCACACCGAGCCGCTGCCCCGCGATCATCCTTTCTGGCGCGACCCGCGCGTGCACGTCACGCCGCACATCGCGGCCCGTACGTTGCGCGACGAAAGCATCGAGCAGATTGCGGGCAAGGTCGCTCAACTGATGCGCGGCGAAGCCATCACCGGCGTGGTCGAACGCACGCGCGGCTACTGA
- a CDS encoding LysR family transcriptional regulator, translated as MQDLNDLYYFSQVVEQGGFSAAARALDIPKSRLSRRISHLEESLGVRLLQRTTRRLRLTSAGERYLHYCREMAASARAADDAMRQLQAEPAGPVIVSCPVSIAQDVLAPLLPEFLDAWPAISVQLLVTNRRVDLIREGVDLALRVRTKLDTDAELVVRHLGTARGTLVASPGYLQRRGSPDTPQDLASHTTLSFSDPQNEVRWPLRNDKGEEVQIELKPQLSCNDFIVLTEAAVRGRGIALLPSIATQEQLRRGQLVPVLPQWQSPEGIVHCIYPSRRGMMPAVRTLLDFLSQRLPSMYQRLEKAVTPATQ; from the coding sequence ATGCAAGATCTAAACGACCTCTATTACTTCTCCCAAGTCGTTGAGCAGGGCGGATTCAGCGCCGCCGCCCGCGCGCTGGACATTCCCAAATCCCGCCTATCCAGGCGGATTTCGCATTTGGAGGAAAGTCTGGGCGTACGCCTGCTGCAACGCACGACACGACGCCTGCGGCTGACTTCCGCCGGGGAACGGTATCTGCACTACTGCCGCGAAATGGCGGCGTCCGCGCGCGCCGCCGACGACGCTATGCGCCAACTGCAAGCGGAACCGGCCGGCCCCGTCATCGTAAGTTGCCCGGTGTCGATTGCGCAGGACGTGCTGGCGCCGCTGTTGCCCGAATTCCTGGATGCGTGGCCGGCAATTTCCGTGCAGTTGCTGGTAACGAACCGGCGGGTTGACCTGATCCGGGAAGGCGTGGACCTGGCGTTGCGAGTCCGAACCAAGCTGGACACCGACGCCGAACTGGTCGTGCGCCATCTGGGCACGGCGCGCGGCACGCTAGTGGCCAGCCCCGGCTACTTGCAGCGCCGGGGCAGCCCGGACACACCGCAAGATCTGGCCTCGCACACCACGTTGAGCTTTTCCGACCCGCAGAACGAAGTGCGATGGCCGCTGCGCAATGACAAGGGCGAAGAAGTGCAGATCGAGCTGAAGCCGCAGCTATCGTGCAACGACTTCATTGTGCTGACCGAAGCAGCCGTGCGTGGGCGTGGCATTGCACTCTTGCCGTCTATCGCCACGCAAGAACAGCTGCGCCGTGGCCAGTTGGTGCCGGTGCTGCCGCAATGGCAATCGCCCGAAGGCATTGTCCATTGCATTTATCCATCGCGGCGGGGCATGATGCCCGCCGTCCGGACGCTGTTGGATTTCCTGTCGCAACGCCTGCCTTCGATGTACCAGCGGCTGGAAAAAGCCGTGACGCCCGCGACTCAGTAG
- a CDS encoding FMN-dependent NADH-azoreductase, which translates to MKTLVILSSILGNRSHSKELADHLIARLKAANPAASVKVRDIGAQPIPYFDGNTAGALFTPADARTVEQQRIVELSDSLVAELMEADRIVFAVPVYNFNLPAQFKSYLDYVARAGVTFRYTPEGVPEGLVKGKQVFVLTARGGKAEGTPSDTMTPYLRQMLGFLGMDAVTFIAAEGMAMGEVAALEGVTLAKQRIDALVLDSAPAGLAA; encoded by the coding sequence ATGAAGACCCTTGTTATCCTTTCCTCGATCCTCGGCAACCGTTCGCACAGCAAGGAATTGGCTGACCACCTGATCGCCCGCCTGAAGGCCGCCAACCCCGCCGCCAGCGTGAAAGTTCGCGACATCGGCGCACAACCGATTCCGTACTTTGACGGCAACACGGCCGGTGCGTTGTTCACGCCCGCCGATGCCCGCACCGTGGAACAGCAACGCATCGTTGAGTTGAGCGATTCGCTGGTCGCGGAACTGATGGAAGCCGACCGCATCGTGTTCGCCGTGCCCGTGTACAACTTTAATTTGCCGGCGCAGTTCAAGAGCTACCTGGACTACGTGGCCCGCGCTGGCGTCACGTTCCGTTATACGCCCGAAGGCGTGCCGGAAGGCCTCGTCAAGGGTAAGCAGGTGTTCGTGTTGACGGCCCGCGGCGGCAAGGCCGAAGGCACGCCGTCCGACACGATGACGCCGTACCTGCGGCAGATGCTGGGTTTCCTGGGCATGGACGCCGTGACGTTCATCGCGGCCGAAGGCATGGCGATGGGCGAAGTGGCAGCCTTGGAAGGGGTGACCTTGGCCAAGCAGCGCATTGATGCACTGGTCCTGGATTCAGCACCGGCGGGCCTGGCAGCCTGA
- a CDS encoding NAD(P)-dependent oxidoreductase — MATIGTKSYDAVVAQKVAFLGLGVMGLPMAGHLARAGHTVTVYNRTPAKAQAWAAEFGGGHAATPREAVAGAQIVFACVGNDDDLRSVVLGPDGAFAGMAPGAVFVDHTTASADVARELYAQAKDLGLNFVDAPVSGGQAGAVNGVLTIMCGGEAAVFDAIKPVAQSFGRAVTLVGPPGSGQLAKMVNQICIAGIVQGLSEAVAFGQAADLDMKLVLDVISKGAAQSWQMENRGGTMVDDKFEFGFAVDWMRKDLGLVLAEARNNGARVPVTALVDQFYGDVQKMGGGRWDTSSLVKRLRD, encoded by the coding sequence ATGGCAACGATCGGTACCAAGAGCTACGACGCGGTCGTAGCCCAGAAAGTCGCTTTTCTCGGCCTGGGCGTCATGGGTCTGCCCATGGCTGGCCACCTGGCCCGCGCGGGCCACACCGTGACGGTGTACAACCGCACGCCCGCCAAGGCGCAAGCCTGGGCCGCTGAATTCGGCGGCGGCCACGCAGCCACGCCACGTGAAGCCGTGGCCGGCGCACAAATCGTGTTTGCCTGCGTGGGCAATGACGACGACCTGCGCAGTGTGGTCCTGGGGCCTGACGGCGCTTTTGCGGGCATGGCGCCGGGCGCCGTGTTCGTCGATCACACCACCGCGTCAGCCGACGTTGCCCGCGAGCTCTACGCACAGGCCAAGGATCTGGGCCTGAACTTCGTGGACGCGCCTGTCTCGGGCGGACAGGCCGGCGCCGTCAACGGCGTTCTGACCATCATGTGCGGCGGCGAAGCCGCGGTGTTCGACGCCATCAAGCCGGTGGCGCAGAGCTTCGGCCGCGCGGTCACGTTGGTAGGCCCCCCGGGCTCTGGCCAATTGGCCAAGATGGTCAACCAGATCTGCATTGCGGGCATCGTGCAGGGCTTGTCCGAAGCCGTGGCGTTTGGCCAGGCTGCCGATCTGGACATGAAGCTGGTGCTGGACGTGATCAGCAAGGGCGCCGCGCAAAGCTGGCAGATGGAGAACCGGGGCGGCACCATGGTCGACGACAAGTTCGAATTCGGATTTGCGGTCGACTGGATGCGCAAGGACTTGGGGTTGGTGCTGGCCGAGGCCCGCAACAACGGCGCCCGTGTGCCGGTGACGGCATTGGTGGACCAGTTTTATGGCGACGTCCAAAAAATGGGCGGGGGTCGCTGGGATACTTCTAGCCTGGTGAAGCGCCTGCGCGACTGA